Part of the Plasmodium knowlesi strain H genome assembly, chromosome: 11 genome is shown below.
gtatatttatacgactatatatgtacatatatacatatatatatatatatatatatatatatacacatatatacacatatatacacatatatacatatatacatatatatacatatatatacatatttacatatatgtacatatatatacatatttacatatatatatatatacatatgtatgtgtatgtatatgcatttgtCCATCCTTACCCATGATGGTGTTCCAGTTTTGCCTTTGGTCGagttccatttctttgctgcgcattggagtTCAGAACAGAAGGTgcccatttcatttatttcctttaatgttccttccattttggaaTCTTGTTTGAGCAagtcgtccatttttttggggaCGTCTTTATTGTCGTCGTTAGAAGGGCAACTTCCAGCTGGTGGTGATGTATCAATCAAAGTGTTGGAAACACTTAGTTCGCAATCATTAAAATTTGGATGTCTTTCACACTTAAAACAATTATTATCCCCACTCTTACACGAATTATTATACTGTTGATTCCATTTATCAAACATATCTTTTATTCTGtcctcatcaatgggacaatTCTTTTCAGTCAATTCGATTATTTTatcagcgtacatgttaagagcaatacaagcAACTGCTCTATCGAGCAGTTGCTTGTCTTGACTATTAGACTGCTTGGCAGTAGTACCCGCAgcaccaatttttttaatgtagtCTAAACCGGCtatgatatgattacaagcttttctttcaacactatgttcattaccatcaccaaagtGTTGACATATTGTTTTATTAGGgctgttctttcctttatccTCGATGTCGTTGAACATGTTCTGCAATATTGATTTAACGCCATCCTTCCCCCAGAAGTCacactgtgaaaaaaaaaaagaagttatatatatatatatatatatatatatatgcatatgcatacgcatatgcatatatacatatacatatgtatacatatacatgtgcacattcatatatacatgcatacgtatacatatacgtatgtacatatgtctatatatgtgtatacatatacatatacgtatatatgtatatgtgtatatgtgtatacgtgtatatgtgtttatacatatgtacatacatatgtctatatatgtatatgcacacacatatatatgtatatatatgtatatatacatatatagtaatacttacccaagtcttgTTAGCAGTACCAGTACCACCGCTCCCTGTTAGCTTGTTTTGGTTTTCGAACCATTTGGGGGCAGCACATTTGAGTTGGTCACATAAAGATGGGGTTAGGTTTATGTTGTCCTTGGTGGTGGTAGATGAGGTTTTGATAATTTCGGGTTGTACTGACGTTAATTTCTCTTCTATCTTCTCTGTTTGGGTGCCGCTTGTCGTAATTGTACAGTCatcaaatttttcattccattcacATTCAATGCACGAACTGCCGTTCGTGCATGAAGATTTATTACTGTCCTTAAACGCCTTAAATGCCTTTTGTATTCCAGAATCGATAACACACTTAGagtcttctttcattttctttgcataagcgtgaagtaataaacaacccactgtttgtcttaacagtgggttgtccTTCAGGCTGATGGTTCCTGACGACGACGACGTCGCCGTCGCCCCATTCGTCTTGTACAGTTCCTTTAGACCGGCatacaaataattgcatgccttcttttcagggtTGGTGGCATCTCTGCCAATGGCAGTGGAACCGGTGGTGCCCTCTTCCATTCGATCACATCCATTTCCCTTGTCATCAGTAACCCCATTtgtcttcattccttctgcTAATTCATCCCACAGATCTTTAACCTCTTTCTCCCAAAATGTGCTCTACAAagtggaatatatatatatatatatatgcatatgcataagtgcatatgcatatgtacatatacatatgtatatgtataagtgtacattctttttctttatctttttcttttttctctttcgtgTTGGtctgtgtagtatccggttagtgtgtagtatccggttagtgtgtagtatccggttagtgtgtagtatccggttagtgtgtagtatccggttagtgtgtagtatccggttagtgtgtagtatccggtNNNNNNNNNNNNNNNNNNNNNNNNNNNNNNNNNNNNNNNNNNNNNNNNNNNNNNNNNNNNNNNNNNNNNNNNNNNNNNNNNNNNNNNNNNNNNNNNNNNNacccttacaaccttattctagcacccttaccaccttattctaatacccttaccaccttattccgacacgccaacaaccttattccgacaccccaacaaccttattctgacacccttacaacgttattcttatacccttaTAATCTTATTCCATAcgcctaagaccttattctaatacccttaccacctcattctaacacccttaccaccttattctaacacccctcaAACAttcttctaatacccttaccaccttattctgacacccctaccaccttattctaacacccttaacaccttattctaatacctgtaccaccttattctaatacccttatcaccttattctaacacccttgacaaccttattctaacactcttacaaccttcattccaatacctctacaaccttatccTAACGaccttacaaccttactcttatacattcaaaccttattttaacacccctgcaaccATATTTCGACACCCTTACCAACTTATTCTGACatctttaccaccttattctaacaccataaccaccttattctgacacccctacaaccttattcctaaacgtggaatctatgttctaagaccctgacaccttattcctatacacttagaaccttattctaacacccatacaaccttcttcctaaacccggaaccctactcctaaacccggaaccctactcctaaacccggaaccctactcctaaacccggaaccctactcctaaacccggaaccctactcctaaacccggaaccctactcctaaacccggaaccctactcctaaaaccggaatcctactcctaaacccggaaccctactcctaaaaccggaaccccaCTCCgaaacccggaatcctactcctaaacccggaatctaagttcttataCCCTGACAAATTCctccttaaccctgaatctaagttctaacaccccaacaaccttcattcctaaacccggaatctaagttcttacaccctgacacctccgtcctaaacgcggaatccaaattcttacaccccgacaccttattcctaaaccctgaaccctaaacccttctaacaccctgaaaccttattctgacacccctctaaccttattccaatactcctacaacattattcaaatacccttaccaccttattctaacacccctaagaccctattctgacacccctaagaccctattctgacacccctacaaccttattctaacacccttaccaccttattctaacacccttaccaccttattcggacacccctaccaccttatcctAACATCCTtaccatcttattctaatacccataccaccttattcgaatacccttactaccttattctgacacccccacaacattattctaacacccggaatctgatattttttttttttttttttttttttttcttttttgaattATTCATTCtccttattccttttcttttcttttcattttctctttattccttttctttttcttctatttttattctttttttttttttatgtattttatattatactTACCGCATTCGGGTTGGACGATTGTAATTTAAGTGCTTCTACTTTTGAGGATAAACATTGTAGGCGTTTACATAGGGGAGCCGTCCTTTGGTCCGTTTTAAGTAATTCCTCCAAAGTTCCTTTAACTTGGGTCCCCTCCTCTGTGAGCAATGAATCCAACTTCCCCTTTACATTGACACTTCCGCTTCTGCCATTGCTGATTGTGCAACTTTCATAATTGATTTCATCCAAATTGCAGTCCATGCAAGGTTTCTTCTTACAATGAGTTCCCTTAATTTCTTCCCATGCTTTGGAACCTGCCTTTATCCCTTCGTCTATGTCGCAaattatacttttttctttcattttttgcacgACCTCCTTCAACATTAAACAAGAAGCGAACTGTTTAAACTCTTGGTGGTCGAATGGGTTGAGATTCTCACTTTTCGTATCCGTGCTATATGATTGTTCAATACTCGAAAGATGCTTTAAACCCGCGGCGATGAGTTTGCAGGCTGTTTTATTGGCGAATCCATGGGCGTCGTCATCGTCCCAGTTGCTGTTGCTGCAGTGTTTAGTGACGTCCGCGTCGTCCGCCTTCCCTTTCATGCTAGCAAGTAAACTCGTTAATTGCGTCTTGAAGTCGCCCTCCATCTTACTCTGCACATATGAAgacggaagaaaatatatatatatatgcatatgggCATCTACATTTATGCGCAtgcacgtgtatatatatatggcgACGTGCTAGCGGCACCTGTACCTCTGAGGCAATGAGCACCCCTTACCCATGTAGGTGTCTCCTTCCACTGCCTGATTTGTCCATATTTCTTCACAATGCAATCCAAGCGCTTACATTTGTCACCAGTACTGTGGTCATCTTCACACGGTTTACCTatacagaattttttttttttttttttttgggggggggaaggaaggagaagaaaaaggaaaaggtaatataaaatgaatggtggttgtgttgtaATTGTGTTGTAGTGGttatgttgtggttgtgttgtggttgtgttgtggttttgttgtggttgtgttagtacgttggttatgttagtatgttgtgttgtgttagtatgttagttgtgttagtatgttgtgttgtgttagttatgttggttatgttagtatgttgtgttagtatgctggttatgttagtatgttggttgtgttagtaggttggttaagttagtatgttggttatgttagtaggttggttgtgttagtatgttagtatgttggttgtgttagtatgttggttgtgttagtatgttgtgttgtgttagtatgttggttttgtgttagtatgtttggttgtgttagtatgttggttgtgttagtatgttggttgtgttagtatgtttggttgtgttagtatgttagttatgtCAGTAGGTTGGTACGAACACAACCAGCATGTTGTAGTGTtggtggtaccaacacaactacCATTAGTACCAACATTTGGTAGTGGTTGTGTTACCAACACgaccaacattttgtgttggtaccaaaaTTTTTATGGTACCAGTATTGTACTGATAGTATTGGGGTAGGTgttacttacatatggtcttgGTTAGAGAAGACTTCGATAAGGaactagtagtagtagtactagtagtagtactagtagtagtagtgttgtggttgtgttagtatgttggttctgtgttagtatgtttggttatgttagtaggttagttgtgttagtatgttggttttgtgttagtatgttggttgtgttagtatgttggttttgtgttagtatgttggttatgttagtatgttgtgttgtgttagtatgttggttatgttagtaggttggttgtatgttggttgtatgttggttatgttagtatgttggttgtgttagtatgttgcgTTGTGTTgattgtatgttggttgtgtcagtatgttgtgttgtgttagtatgttggtaccaacacaaccagcATTTTGTAGTGTTCGTGGTACCATtagtaccaacattttgtgttggtGGTACCATTAGTACCAACGTTTTGTGTTGGTGGTAACAACATTTTGCGTTgataccaacacaaccaacattttgtagtgttggtggtggtacCAACGCAACCATTAGTACCAATATTTGGtagtgttggttgtgttggttttgttatttctacttacatatggtcttgGTTAGAGAAGACGTCGTTAAAGAACTAGTACTAGCAAGATTAGTATCTTTCAACTTGTGGTCAATTTCGTCCTTTAAAGGCTTTTTTTCCGTTGGATTAttgccatttgtgttaattttgcaaTTATCATAGTCCGTAAATCTGGTACACTCAAAGCACTTATCATTATCACTGCAAGCACTTTTGTCCTTAATATCACGACTTTTCTGAAATGCTTTCTCTATCCCCGCTTCAAcactcctttcctctttacatgtaagtttttccttcattttgtctGCAATTGCGTTCAATAGAATACAGCGCATCGTTCTTTCGAGCGATGCCATAGCGGCATCGCTCCCATCGCTTAAATTGTAGAGGTTTTTCAATCCTGCTGCAATAAGGACGCAAGCATCCTTATCAGCAGCCCTGGCACCCGGCCCCGCAGGAATGCCTTCACAGTACTTCTCaaattcttcccttttccctgTAGATGTAGCACTGCCAAGGGCAGTGCTAAGTTCGGGGATTTGACTTGTGATTTTACTCCGCACCCTATCctataagtatatgtatatatatatatatatatatatatatatatatgtatatgcatacacatatacatatacacgtacatctatacatacgtatgtgtatgtatatatacacgcatatatatgtacatatatatatatatggtaaTTTCCTTACCCAGTCGGTTGCTTCCAGgggtccattttttcctttttcctctttcagCCATCTTTCTGATATACATTGGAAGCGTTCACATAAGTCTAATTTGTTCAATGCTTCCTTTGCCTTCTTTACTGCTGCGTCATCGTCTTTATTGATGATGTTcttcaatttgtcctttacttTCGTTTCAGGTGCGCCTTGaacatttgtgttaattctGCAATCTTCCCAATTTTTGTCCTCTCCTTCCCATTTGCATGGAACATCCTTACCACTCTGACCACCCTGCCCAGCAGTTTCAAATGCTTTCTGTATACCATCATCAATAAGAcaagttgctttttctttcatgtgttttgcataagcatgaagtaaaaaacaacccatcgtttgtctaaacgatgggttgtttaaaACTGAAGACGACGACGACTGCGTCGTCGTATCATACAGTTTCTgtaagccggcatgcaaaaaattgcatgccgCCTTTTCAGATGGAGCTGTCAATTGACTGCAATCTCCCTGATCCTGtgttcctttctccttcatttcatCAGACAACTCCTTCCATAGTGCTGCCACGGGGCCAGTCCCCTCTGTCCAGAAGTTGTCCTATATAAgtagttatatatatatatatatatatatatatatatgcatatgcataaatgcatatgcatatatacatatgtatacatacatatgtatacatacgtatacatatacatgtatatatgtatatgtacattcgtacatacgtatatatgtacacacaactGTACATccttgtatatgtatatatgtatatgtacatacgtacatatacatacgtacattcgtacgtatgtatatgtctgtACATCcttctatatgtatatgtacatatgcgtctgcatatgtatgtatatatgtatatatatatatgtatacacatatatacatatgtatatgtacatacatgtatacatctatacatttgtacacctatacatatatgtatgtatgtacgtctctatgtatatgtatgtctatatatatatatatatgtgtatgcatatgtacatatgactatatgtgtatatacatgcgtatATACGCATGTGTACATTCATGTCGTCCTCCTTCGTCTTACCGTACTACTAGTCTGTCCTCCTGTTCCTGTATTATTCTGCCATAAGTGCTTCATACAATCTAGACGTTGGCACATACTTTTGTCTTCTCCGTTCTCCTTCTGCTGGATACATGCTTgtgctgtaaaaaaaaaaaaaaaaaagaaattgtgtTGTGTTTGTGGAtgttgtttcccttttctNNNNNNNNNNNNNNNNNNNNNNNNNNNNNNNNNNNNNNNNNNNNNNNNNNNNNNNNNNNNNNNNNNNNNNNNNNNNNNNNNNNNNNNNNNNNNNNNNNNNtacccctaagtagtctttccttacccctaagtagtctttccttacctctaagtagtctttccttacccctaagagtagtctttccttacccctacgtactctttccttacccctaagtagtctttccttacccctaagtagtctttctatacccctaagtagtctttccttaccccgaagtagtctttccttacccctaagtagtctttctatacccctaagtactcttttcttccccctaagtagtctttccttacccctaagtagtctttctatacccctaagtagtctttccttaccccgaagtagtctttcctttacccccaagtagtcttccctttccccccccggtaaacactctttccttacccctaagtagtctttccttacccccaagtagtcttccctaacccctaagtagtctttccttacccctaagcagtctttctatacccctaagtagtctttccttaccccctaagtagtctttctatacccctaagtagtctttccttaccccctaagtagtctttccttacccctaagtagtctttccttacccctaagtagtctttccttacccctaagtagtcattccttatccccccctaagtagtctttctatacccctaagtagtctttccttacccctaagtagtctttccttacccctaagtagtctttccttacccctaagtagtctttctatacccctaagtagtctttccttactcctaagtagtctttccttactcctaagtagtctttcctttcacccccccctaagtactctttccttaccccccccctaagtactctttccttacccccccccccccctaaacactctttcctttccctttcccctaagtactctttccttacccctaagtagtctttccttacccctaagtagtctttccttccccctaagacattctttcctttcaccccccgcactaaacacactttccgtcccttccccctaaaccttctttccttcccccccccctaaaccttctttccttaccccccccctaaactcCCTTTCCttatttcccccctaaacaaccctttccttcctcccctccACAAAccgtctttccttaccccccctaaacaaccttctttcctccctacCTCCCccaaaaccttctttccttctccccccccctaagtaacACTTTCTtcacccctaagtagtctttctataaccctaagtagtctttccttacccctaagtagtctttccttacccctaagtagtctttccttacccctaagtagtctttccttacccttaagtagtctttccttacccctaagtagtctttccttacccctaagtagtctttccttacccctaggtagtctttccttacccctaagtagtctttccttaccccaaagtagtctttctatacccctaagtagtctttccttacccctaaaccttccttccttccccctaaaccttctttccccccccctaagtactctttccttaccccaaagtagtctttctatacccctaagtagtctttccttacccctaagtagtctttccttacccctaagagtagtctttccttaccccccctaagtactctttccttactcctaagtagtcttccctttctcccccccctaagtagtctttccttacccctaggtagtctttctatacccctaagtagtctttctatacccctaagtagtctttctatacccctaagtagtctttccttacccctaagtagtctttccttacccctaagtagtctttccttacccctaagtagtctttccttacccataagcagtttttccttacccctaagtagtctttccttacccctaagtagtctttccttccccctaaacagtcttcctttccccctaaacagtctttccttacccctaagtagtctttcctaacccctaagtagtcttcccttacccctatgtagtatttccttacccctaagtagtctctccttacccctaagtactctttccttcccccccccctaagtagtctttccttaccccctaagtagtctttctatacccctaagtagtctttccttaccccgaagtagtctttccttcacccccccctaaacactctttccttacccccccctcaaacactctttccttatccctaagtagtcttttcttacccccaagtagtctttccttactcctaagtagtcttctcttttccttcccctaagtactcttttccttctcccccctaagcaaccctttccttacccccccttcCTAAGCAGCCgtttccttcacccccccctatgtagtcttccctttccccccccccctaagtagtctttcctttcacccccccctaagtagtcttccctttccccccccggtaaacactctttccttacccctaagtagtctttccttacccctaagtagtctttccttacccctaagtttcctttccttacccctaagtagtctttccttacccctaagtagtctttccttacccctaagagtagtctttccgtacccctaagtagtctttcctaacccctaagtagtctttccccaccccctaagtagtttttccttaccccctaaacagtcttttcttacccctaaaccttctttccttacccctaagtagtctttcctttccccccccctttaagcactctttccttacccccaccctaaacaaccttctttccttactccctCCCCCAAAACactcattccttaccccttaaccttccttctccttccaccCCCTGAACAacactttccttcctcccatcctaagcactctttccttcccaccccccctaagcactctttccttccccctaaaccttccttcccctttccttctttcccctttccttctttcccctttcttccttccccttctttccttccctcatccttcttcttccttttcatctttccttccccttcccctttctttttccttccccctttccttccccctttccttccctccttacgcttccttctctttccttctcattccctttccttctccttccctttccctttccctttccctttccctttattctccttccttccccttcccttctccttcccctaaaccttccttttccttcccttctccttccccgaaaccttccttttccttcttattcctttccttttccttttcctttcccctttccttctctttcactccttttccttccccttacttccttcccgttacttccttcccgttacttccttcccttccacttccttctctttcattccctttccttctcattcccttctttcattccacttccccttctttccttccccttcctctttccttccccttcctattccttccccttcctcttttcttccccctttccttctttccttccccttttccttctttccttccccttttccttctttccttcccattttccttctttccttcccttcccttcccttccttccctttccttccctttccctttccctttccctttcccctaatccctttccctttccctttccctttc
Proteins encoded:
- a CDS encoding SICAvar, type I (fragment), whose translation is MAQTQNDGELLKKWLEHVSSRAITGSMEPAKKAEKITEEMQKSLRETWGKLKSWLERGESNEIRGLCYEGAGWTRTGGVWDQYMPILCTAVAEIKYFMNGVETKKKMGTRGPLKTDDIEVEPSMADDEAYRRCIVGAVALSTVYGDHCYVREVLEKVEARANAKLKGYLSKPTMPRQLNNCGGVNLEGLLLGKTLLQDEISQWTSSTRQRTENYWRVQYLWKLWKSVCARGKESQGHETVRKENLQENKGSMLSFSGMDSRNKDLMEELISENVPLTFDDLKLALQQSIENDGGVATGTPFEVSTLLKNVDEKVHKNKAQACIQQKENGEDKSMCQRLDCMKHLWQNNTGTGGQTSSTDNFWTEGTGPVAALWKELSDEMKEKGTQDQGDCSQLTAPSEKAACNFLHAGLQKLYDTTTQSSSSSVLNNPSFRQTMGCFLLHAYAKHMKEKATCLIDDGIQKAFETAGQGGQSGKDVPCKWEGEDKNWEDCRINTNVQGAPETKVKDKLKNIINKDDDAAVKKAKEALNKLDLCERFQCISERWLKEEKGKNGPLEATDWDRVRSKITSQIPELSTALGSATSTGKREEFEKYCEGIPAGPGARAADKDACVLIAAGLKNLYNLSDGSDAAMASLERTMRCILLNAIADKMKEKLTCKEERSVEAGIEKAFQKSRDIKDKSACSDNDKCFECTRFTDYDNCKINTNGNNPTEKKPLKDEIDHKLKDTNLASTSSLTTSSLTKTICKPCEDDHSTGDKCKRLDCIVKKYGQIRQWKETPTWSKMEGDFKTQLTSLLASMKGKADDADVTKHCSNSNWDDDDAHGFANKTACKLIAAGLKHLSSIEQSYSTDTKSENLNPFDHQEFKQFASCLMLKEVVQKMKEKSIICDIDEGIKAGSKAWEEIKGTHCKKKPCMDCNLDEINYESCTISNGRSGSVNVKGKLDSLLTEEGTQVKGTLEELLKTDQRTAPLCKRLQCLSSKVEALKLQSSNPNASTFWEKEVKDLWDELAEGMKTNGVTDDKGNGCDRMEEGTTGSTAIGRDATNPEKKACNYLYAGLKELYKTNGATATSSSSGTISLKDNPLLRQTVGCLLLHAYAKKMKEDSKCVIDSGIQKAFKAFKDSNKSSCTNGSSCIECEWNEKFDDCTITTSGTQTEKIEEKLTSVQPEIIKTSSTTTKDNINLTPSLCDQLKCAAPKWFENQNKLTGSGGTGTANKTWCDFWGKDGVKSILQNMFNDIEDKGKNSPNKTICQHFGDGNEHSVERKACNHIIAGLDYIKKIGAAGTTAKQSNSQDKQLLDRAVACIALNMYADKIIELTEKNCPIDEDRIKDMFDKWNQQYNNSCKSGDNNCFKCERHPNFNDCELSVSNTLIDTSPPAGSCPSNDDNKDVPKKMDDLLKQDSKMEGTLKEINEMGTFCSELQCAAKKWNSTKGKTGTPSW